The following proteins come from a genomic window of Desulfocurvibacter africanus subsp. africanus DSM 2603:
- a CDS encoding methyl-accepting chemotaxis protein, giving the protein MQLGVQGMAFAEAGKKRSLKPLGEALESVAKAVGKAIEGRETDFLALGTRLQEFTRSVLDLTRQASDLAGLTSGDELDRRVGELSAELERMRNLVGRDSSGQSLRELDSILEVSRKLKALSQDFRRIVKKLQMLGISTRIESARLGSMGRGFTTLADDVEKLAHTIVAHSSQITQKAESLCELVASVRERTTSILDMQQTCSTDIFCGIEDNLRSLVDLTHKSAQVSSELPDKARNISAEISEVVSSLQFHDIVRQQVEHVAEALEEGLGLLQPHLAKAELEPEGKDLVSWVADVCTLQASQLHNAAGQFSSALECLSEHMGGIARHAVALSSSLALSVSADRGSGVSVLDQIEQGVGDITESMREYASQGEAVGGIMSDVANTIAEMSAFVSDIEDVGAEIELIALNASVKAAHTGDEGKALGVLAQAIQHLSVEARDQTEAVSSVLVQISTASEALLRNADASIDRGQVAAMIARMGDLTGSLRNISERVGSGLATIGTSVGDLANSIEDTVEGLTFHHDVAHKLEESKARLEQAGQEARHIVPHSDDALRSERLRAMLDRYTMDAERIIHMSTFGHSGQTLENSNSFQPAACVTSLDRTKKAAPSGSDDLGDNVELF; this is encoded by the coding sequence ATGCAATTGGGCGTACAGGGCATGGCGTTTGCCGAGGCGGGTAAAAAACGATCCCTCAAGCCGCTTGGCGAGGCGCTCGAAAGTGTGGCCAAGGCCGTTGGCAAGGCAATTGAGGGCCGAGAGACGGATTTTCTTGCGTTGGGGACTAGACTTCAGGAATTTACTCGCTCCGTACTTGATTTGACGCGTCAGGCCTCGGATCTCGCAGGGTTAACTTCGGGAGACGAACTGGACAGAAGAGTCGGGGAATTGTCTGCCGAGCTTGAGCGCATGCGCAACCTAGTGGGCCGGGATTCTTCAGGCCAGAGCCTGCGGGAACTCGATTCCATCCTGGAGGTTTCCCGTAAGCTTAAAGCACTCAGCCAGGACTTCCGGCGCATCGTCAAAAAACTGCAAATGCTTGGCATATCGACGCGCATCGAGAGCGCCAGGCTTGGTAGCATGGGGCGGGGGTTCACCACCCTGGCCGACGATGTGGAAAAGCTGGCCCACACCATTGTTGCGCATTCATCCCAGATAACTCAAAAGGCTGAATCCTTGTGTGAGCTTGTAGCTTCGGTGCGCGAACGGACTACATCCATTCTGGACATGCAGCAGACATGTTCGACCGACATTTTTTGCGGCATCGAAGACAACCTGCGCTCGCTGGTGGACTTGACGCACAAGTCCGCACAGGTATCGTCCGAGTTGCCGGACAAGGCTCGCAACATTTCCGCCGAGATCAGCGAGGTCGTCTCATCCCTGCAGTTTCATGATATCGTGCGCCAGCAGGTTGAGCATGTTGCCGAGGCCTTGGAAGAGGGCTTAGGGCTGCTTCAACCACACCTTGCCAAAGCTGAGCTTGAGCCTGAGGGCAAGGATTTGGTGAGTTGGGTAGCCGACGTCTGTACCCTGCAAGCTTCCCAACTACATAACGCAGCCGGTCAGTTTTCCTCTGCTCTGGAGTGCTTGAGTGAGCATATGGGGGGCATAGCGCGGCACGCCGTTGCGTTGAGTAGCTCTTTAGCGCTGTCCGTCTCGGCCGATAGAGGGTCTGGGGTTAGTGTCCTAGACCAGATTGAGCAAGGCGTCGGAGACATCACCGAGTCCATGCGTGAATATGCCAGCCAGGGCGAGGCCGTGGGCGGGATCATGAGCGATGTTGCCAACACCATCGCTGAAATGTCAGCTTTCGTTAGCGACATTGAAGACGTGGGTGCGGAAATCGAGCTTATTGCTCTGAACGCGAGCGTCAAGGCTGCGCACACCGGAGATGAAGGCAAGGCCTTGGGCGTGTTGGCACAAGCCATTCAGCATCTTTCCGTGGAAGCCAGAGATCAGACAGAGGCTGTATCTTCTGTTCTCGTGCAGATTTCCACTGCTTCCGAGGCATTGCTCCGCAATGCCGATGCTTCTATTGACCGCGGGCAGGTGGCTGCCATGATCGCGCGTATGGGCGACCTGACGGGCAGCTTGCGCAACATTAGTGAACGGGTTGGCTCTGGGCTGGCGACTATCGGCACTTCGGTGGGAGACTTGGCCAACTCCATTGAAGATACGGTGGAGGGTCTGACGTTCCATCACGATGTAGCTCACAAGCTCGAGGAATCCAAAGCCAGACTGGAGCAGGCCGGTCAGGAAGCTAGACATATCGTCCCGCACAGTGATGATGCACTGCGTTCGGAGCGGCTCAGGGCTATGCTCGACAGATATACCATGGATGCCGAGCGCATCATTCACATGAGCACCTTTGGTCACTCTGGTCAGACTCTGGAGAACTCCAATAGCTTTCAACCTGCAGCGTGCGTGACGAGTCTTGATCGAACCAAAAAAGCGGCTCCAAGTGGCAGTGACGATCTCGGTGACAATGTGGAGCTATTTTAG
- a CDS encoding STAS domain-containing protein has translation MGDCEKVDDRLVLSGEFTIEHAADLKAFLAEAAAAGGPGLVDLTQVTRAGISLFQLLISFATTMEASGFDVRFTGLNEYLTSLAETAGVRDALAPHIAEGG, from the coding sequence ATGGGTGACTGCGAAAAAGTGGACGATCGACTTGTCTTGAGTGGAGAGTTCACCATTGAGCATGCGGCGGACCTCAAGGCGTTTCTGGCTGAGGCCGCGGCTGCCGGTGGGCCGGGGCTTGTGGATCTCACCCAGGTTACCAGGGCAGGCATCTCTTTGTTTCAGTTGCTGATTTCTTTCGCCACGACCATGGAAGCGTCGGGATTCGATGTCCGTTTCACCGGTCTGAATGAATATCTCACATCGCTAGCTGAAACCGCCGGGGTGCGCGATGCCCTGGCGCCGCACATCGCAGAGGGAGGATGA
- a CDS encoding response regulator codes for MAKTIMTVDDSASVRQMVSFTLKNEGHTVIEAVDGKDALGKLKGQVDMIITDLNMPNMDGIELIKQVRAQATYKFIPIIMLTTESQAEKKQDGKAAGATGWIVKPFKPEQLLAVVNKVLR; via the coding sequence ATGGCCAAGACGATCATGACCGTGGATGATTCCGCCAGCGTCCGCCAGATGGTCAGCTTCACGCTGAAGAATGAAGGGCACACCGTTATCGAGGCGGTGGATGGCAAGGATGCCCTGGGCAAGCTCAAAGGTCAGGTGGACATGATCATCACCGATTTGAACATGCCTAACATGGATGGCATTGAGCTTATCAAGCAGGTTCGCGCCCAGGCGACCTATAAATTCATACCAATCATCATGCTGACTACTGAATCCCAGGCCGAGAAGAAGCAAGATGGCAAGGCCGCCGGTGCTACGGGCTGGATAGTCAAGCCATTCAAACCCGAGCAACTTCTCGCGGTGGTGAACAAGGTCCTGCGCTAA